Proteins co-encoded in one Sulfurovum xiamenensis genomic window:
- the murC gene encoding UDP-N-acetylmuramate--L-alanine ligase: MKKIHFIGIGGIGLSALAKFLFNDGHKISGSDIKQTEITNDLATNFNAKITIPHHEDAVEGVDRVIYSAAVRPNNPEYQRAKELGIELLSRKEALKSILGEKEVYAVGGAHGKSTTSAMLASIIPESNALIGAISKEFGSNVRNYPNNKVVFEADESDESFLNSNPYLAIVTNVEPEHMEYYGYDEERFYNAYRNFLSLAQIRVINAEDEFLSSLEMESIKLYPSKDIKNIEFVLVDGEPHTKFELLDLGAFEVFGFGNHIALDASLAILGALELGEEVEDIRANLLHYKGIKKRFDIVQNREECVVIDDYGHHPTEIKVTMESLQTYKGLRQFSKLNVIWQPHKYSRTMDNLQGFVECFEGVDELVILPIWAAGELKVDIDLKGAFSRYKLLMADSVTKEDGIVKVFKDGHIIREYSDGLVTAFGAGDITYQIRGEA, translated from the coding sequence ATGAAAAAGATCCATTTTATCGGTATCGGGGGTATCGGACTCTCTGCTTTGGCCAAGTTTCTCTTTAATGACGGACATAAGATCTCCGGTTCGGATATCAAACAGACAGAGATCACCAATGATCTGGCAACCAACTTTAATGCGAAGATCACTATCCCTCACCATGAAGATGCGGTTGAGGGTGTCGACAGGGTGATCTACTCTGCGGCGGTACGTCCCAACAATCCTGAGTATCAAAGAGCCAAAGAGTTGGGTATAGAACTGCTTTCACGCAAAGAAGCTCTCAAGAGTATACTGGGTGAAAAAGAGGTCTATGCGGTGGGTGGTGCACACGGTAAGAGTACGACTTCTGCCATGCTCGCATCGATCATACCTGAATCCAATGCGCTCATTGGAGCGATCAGTAAAGAGTTTGGTTCAAACGTACGGAATTACCCGAACAACAAAGTGGTATTTGAAGCCGATGAGAGTGATGAGAGTTTTTTGAACTCCAATCCTTATCTTGCAATCGTGACCAATGTTGAACCAGAACATATGGAGTACTACGGGTATGACGAAGAGCGTTTTTACAATGCCTATAGAAACTTCTTGTCACTGGCGCAAATACGAGTCATCAATGCAGAAGATGAATTCCTCTCTTCTTTAGAGATGGAGAGCATTAAACTTTATCCTTCCAAAGACATCAAGAACATAGAGTTTGTATTGGTTGATGGGGAACCCCATACAAAATTCGAACTTTTGGACCTGGGGGCATTTGAAGTATTCGGTTTTGGAAATCACATTGCGTTAGATGCATCATTAGCGATATTGGGTGCTTTAGAGCTGGGTGAAGAGGTAGAAGATATAAGAGCAAATCTTTTACACTACAAAGGGATCAAAAAACGTTTTGACATTGTACAAAATAGAGAAGAGTGTGTGGTGATAGATGACTATGGTCACCATCCTACAGAGATAAAGGTGACGATGGAATCCCTGCAAACCTATAAAGGATTGCGTCAATTCTCTAAACTCAATGTTATTTGGCAACCCCACAAGTACAGCCGAACTATGGATAACCTGCAAGGATTTGTAGAGTGTTTTGAAGGTGTTGATGAACTGGTCATCCTCCCTATCTGGGCTGCCGGGGAATTAAAGGTGGATATAGACCTAAAAGGGGCATTCAGCCGCTATAAACTTCTCATGGCAGACTCTGTGACTAAAGAAGATGGGATTGTTAAAGTCTTTAAAGACGGACATATTATACGAGAGTACAGTGATGGACTTGTAACAGCCTTCGGTGCCGGGGACATCACGTACCAGATACGTGGAGAGGCATAA
- a CDS encoding MalY/PatB family protein, which produces MFEAISRQGTHSMKWDEAKKKFGREDLLPLWVADMDLASPACVQGAMLRRASHPMYGYTIYPDAYYESIQNWMRDRFSWEIEREWIIPCYGVVPSLNFIITAYSQKGDGILIQTPIYPPFVSSVKHQKRRVLDNRLVYENGRYQIDFEDFERKAKEAKLFLLCSPHNPTGRVWSEEELEKLIEICIANDVLIISDEIHADIVYEKTHHSIGSFEKIMHHCVVLNAPSKTFNIAGLNTSYAIIPDTRLRQAYRVEQDRSGITNGNPFGIEALMSAYKEGAPWLEELKEHLRSNINYVNQFLTEHQLPIKAVPTEATFLMWLDCRGLGLSHDQVVDFFLHKAKLGLNDGKSFGEAGEGFMRLNVGTSKEVLQEAMQRLRDAYEAG; this is translated from the coding sequence ATGTTTGAAGCGATCAGCCGTCAAGGTACACATAGTATGAAGTGGGATGAAGCAAAGAAAAAGTTTGGTAGAGAGGATCTGCTTCCTCTTTGGGTCGCAGATATGGACCTGGCTTCACCGGCATGTGTACAAGGGGCAATGCTCAGAAGGGCTTCACACCCTATGTACGGGTATACGATCTATCCGGATGCCTATTATGAATCAATACAGAATTGGATGCGAGATCGTTTTTCCTGGGAGATAGAAAGAGAGTGGATCATTCCTTGTTACGGGGTAGTACCTTCTTTGAACTTTATCATCACTGCATACAGTCAAAAGGGAGATGGAATACTAATACAAACACCGATATACCCGCCATTTGTAAGTTCTGTCAAGCATCAAAAGAGAAGGGTACTTGACAATAGACTGGTCTATGAAAACGGCAGATATCAGATAGATTTTGAGGATTTTGAGCGTAAAGCCAAGGAAGCCAAACTCTTTTTACTCTGCTCTCCTCATAACCCAACCGGACGGGTATGGTCTGAAGAGGAATTGGAGAAGCTCATTGAGATCTGTATAGCAAATGATGTACTGATCATCTCTGATGAGATACATGCGGATATTGTCTATGAAAAAACACACCACAGCATTGGCAGTTTTGAGAAGATCATGCATCATTGTGTTGTTTTAAATGCACCTTCCAAAACATTCAATATCGCAGGGCTGAATACCTCTTATGCGATCATTCCCGATACCAGATTGCGCCAAGCTTACAGAGTAGAACAGGACAGGTCGGGTATTACCAACGGGAACCCTTTTGGTATTGAAGCATTGATGAGTGCCTACAAAGAAGGTGCTCCATGGTTAGAAGAGTTGAAAGAGCACTTGCGCTCAAATATTAACTATGTGAATCAATTTCTCACAGAGCATCAACTCCCTATAAAGGCAGTCCCTACAGAAGCAACTTTTCTCATGTGGCTTGACTGTAGAGGACTGGGGCTGTCCCATGACCAAGTGGTTGATTTCTTTTTACATAAAGCCAAACTTGGGCTTAATGACGGTAAAAGTTTTGGTGAGGCAGGGGAAGGTTTCATGCGGTTAAATGTGGGTACATCCAAAGAAGTACTTCAAGAAGCGATGCAGCGACTTCGTGATGCATATGAGGCAGGGTAG
- a CDS encoding succinyldiaminopimelate transaminase, translating into MNFETYPFEKLNQLLENVTPNPDYSALSLTIGEPQFETPAFILDALKDASELLNKYPKTAGETELREGMLTYNKKRFDLSLTNDQIIPTFGTREVLFNFPQFLLHDVENPVMVFPNPFYQIYEGAAKVSRAEVIYLNLNEANQFQPVVDEEALAKADLVILNSPNNPTSSVMSMDDLKHWVELALKHDFVLLNDECYVDLYLDAALPSLLNASMEVGNESFKNVLVINSISKRSSAPGLRSGFIAGDAEILKEYMVYRTYVGCASPLPLQYAAAAAWADQEHVDTFRAKYKKNFEVAKEILGTEAPEATFYIWLKVEDEIAFTTKLYQEYNLKVLPGSFLGREGEGQGYVRLALVYEEKQTREALQRIARCLEE; encoded by the coding sequence ATGAACTTCGAAACTTACCCTTTTGAGAAACTCAATCAATTACTTGAAAATGTCACACCAAACCCTGATTACTCTGCACTTAGCCTGACGATCGGGGAACCCCAGTTTGAGACACCGGCATTTATACTGGATGCACTGAAGGATGCCTCTGAACTGCTCAACAAGTATCCAAAAACGGCTGGTGAAACAGAACTTAGAGAGGGGATGTTGACGTATAACAAAAAACGTTTTGATCTTTCCCTGACAAATGATCAGATCATTCCGACATTTGGAACCAGAGAAGTACTTTTTAATTTTCCACAGTTTTTACTGCATGATGTAGAAAATCCGGTCATGGTCTTTCCTAACCCTTTTTATCAGATCTATGAAGGTGCTGCCAAAGTATCCAGGGCTGAAGTGATCTACCTCAATTTGAATGAAGCCAATCAATTTCAACCCGTAGTGGATGAAGAAGCATTGGCAAAAGCAGATCTTGTGATACTCAATTCACCTAACAACCCTACATCATCTGTAATGTCTATGGATGATTTAAAACATTGGGTGGAGCTCGCACTTAAACATGATTTCGTGCTTCTGAATGATGAGTGTTATGTGGACCTCTATCTGGATGCAGCACTTCCTTCACTGCTCAATGCAAGTATGGAAGTGGGGAACGAAAGTTTTAAAAATGTGCTGGTCATCAACTCTATCTCCAAACGTTCCTCTGCACCGGGACTTCGTTCAGGCTTCATTGCCGGTGATGCAGAGATACTTAAAGAATACATGGTGTACAGAACTTATGTGGGATGTGCTTCTCCCCTCCCACTTCAATATGCTGCTGCTGCTGCATGGGCCGATCAAGAGCATGTAGACACATTCAGAGCAAAATACAAAAAAAATTTTGAAGTCGCCAAAGAGATTTTGGGTACTGAAGCACCTGAAGCGACATTTTATATTTGGCTCAAAGTGGAAGATGAGATAGCCTTTACGACCAAACTTTATCAAGAGTATAATCTTAAAGTTCTCCCAGGTTCATTTTTAGGACGTGAAGGGGAAGGTCAAGGGTATGTAAGACTGGCCCTTGTCTATGAAGAAAAGCAAACAAGAGAAGCATTGCAACGTATAGCACGTTGCTTGGAAGAGTAG
- a CDS encoding DUF6394 family protein — protein MNWGKVFYMFFTLMSLTTSAAFLYDHSIVALFIAGSVNVISTLLKIGVRNLLSAELLAGSLVADLHLLPAFFALQFYGNDALATGLVIGAVIANLYTIFISMIESAKEKADF, from the coding sequence ATGAATTGGGGTAAAGTTTTTTATATGTTTTTTACGTTGATGTCACTTACGACATCAGCAGCATTTTTGTATGATCACTCTATCGTAGCACTGTTTATAGCAGGGTCTGTGAATGTGATCTCAACACTGTTGAAGATAGGGGTAAGAAATCTACTTTCAGCTGAGCTTTTGGCAGGTTCATTGGTTGCTGACCTACATCTTCTCCCTGCATTTTTTGCTCTGCAGTTTTATGGGAACGATGCATTGGCAACAGGATTAGTGATCGGTGCGGTGATCGCGAACCTTTATACGATTTTTATCTCTATGATCGAGAGTGCAAAAGAGAAGGCAGATTTTTAA
- the ovoA gene encoding 5-histidylcysteine sulfoxide synthase has product MPTLHGTDPEEKRKEIKNYFQYCYKRYESLFHLVADESAYFKKADPLRHPIIFYYGHTATFFINKFILAKIINERVDPRLESLFAVGVDEMSWDDLNEKHYDWPTLKETQAYRDKVYSKVSSLIDVLPLELPITQDSPWWVILMGIEHENIHLETSSVLIRQLPFESIEENREWRECEMVGTAPQNTLLDVNQGRVNLGKNNNAQFFGWDNEYGDHQAHIPSFKAAKYLTSNAEYMEFVKDSGYSNDRFWCEEGKAWKAYTKAEHPMFWRKDKDGYRLRTLSREIDLPLNWPVEVNHLEASAFCKWKSQKEGVNITLPTEDEYIRLRDESKVLSYLEWTDRDKTIANINLEAFASCVPVDTYKHGEFYDVIGNVWQWSRTPIYPFEGFKVHPIYDDFSVPTFDGKHTIIKGGSWISCGNLATQKSRYGFRRHFYQHGGFRYIQSTYEETITTNIYNTDSLISQYCHFGWGENALGVENYPAACARIVLETMKDKPRRRALDIGCAIGRSTFELARGFDEVIGVDFSARFIQEAQKLKDDGVLRYTMPTEGELENLHEIKLSDLDWDDVRNKVSFWQADACNLKPVYKDFDLIFGGNLLDRLYDPKKFLDAMGSRINEGGLLILTSPYTWQEASTPKEKWIGGYKRDGETITTLNGLKEILGKAFRLIGTKDIPFVIQETARKHQHTIAQMSIWERRGKDV; this is encoded by the coding sequence ATGCCTACACTTCATGGAACAGACCCCGAAGAGAAACGGAAAGAGATCAAAAATTATTTTCAATATTGTTATAAGCGATATGAATCTCTTTTTCATCTCGTTGCAGATGAAAGTGCTTATTTTAAAAAAGCGGATCCTCTTCGTCATCCCATCATATTTTACTATGGCCATACTGCTACATTTTTCATTAACAAATTCATACTTGCCAAGATCATTAATGAACGTGTAGATCCCAGACTTGAATCACTTTTTGCCGTGGGTGTAGATGAAATGAGCTGGGATGATTTGAATGAAAAACATTATGACTGGCCTACGTTAAAAGAAACCCAAGCTTACCGTGACAAAGTCTATTCGAAAGTCTCTTCGCTTATCGATGTACTTCCTTTAGAACTTCCTATCACGCAAGATTCACCCTGGTGGGTTATTTTGATGGGAATTGAGCATGAAAATATCCATCTTGAAACTTCTTCGGTACTGATACGCCAACTTCCATTTGAATCCATAGAAGAAAACAGAGAATGGAGAGAGTGTGAAATGGTTGGTACTGCACCTCAAAATACACTGCTGGATGTAAACCAAGGTAGAGTGAATCTGGGGAAAAACAACAATGCACAGTTTTTTGGCTGGGACAATGAATATGGAGATCATCAGGCACATATACCATCATTCAAAGCAGCCAAATATCTTACGTCCAATGCTGAATATATGGAGTTTGTAAAAGATTCTGGATATAGCAATGATAGGTTTTGGTGTGAAGAGGGTAAAGCATGGAAAGCCTATACAAAGGCAGAACATCCCATGTTTTGGCGTAAAGATAAAGATGGGTACAGACTTCGTACTCTAAGCAGAGAGATAGACCTTCCTTTAAATTGGCCGGTAGAGGTCAATCATCTGGAGGCCTCTGCCTTTTGTAAGTGGAAGAGCCAAAAAGAGGGTGTCAACATCACTCTGCCTACCGAGGATGAATATATCCGATTGCGTGATGAAAGCAAAGTACTTTCCTACTTGGAATGGACCGACAGAGACAAGACTATCGCCAATATCAATCTTGAAGCTTTTGCTTCGTGTGTTCCCGTGGATACTTATAAACACGGGGAATTTTATGATGTGATAGGGAATGTATGGCAGTGGTCACGAACACCGATATATCCTTTTGAAGGCTTTAAGGTCCATCCGATCTATGATGATTTTTCAGTCCCTACCTTTGATGGTAAACATACCATTATCAAGGGTGGTTCATGGATAAGTTGCGGGAACCTTGCTACACAGAAAAGCCGTTATGGATTTAGAAGACATTTTTATCAACATGGGGGATTTAGGTATATTCAGAGTACCTATGAAGAGACGATCACAACCAATATCTATAATACAGACAGCCTGATTTCTCAGTACTGTCATTTTGGTTGGGGTGAAAATGCATTGGGTGTGGAAAATTATCCGGCAGCGTGTGCACGGATCGTTTTAGAGACCATGAAAGATAAACCTAGACGCAGAGCTTTGGACATTGGATGTGCCATAGGGCGAAGTACCTTTGAACTGGCACGCGGTTTTGATGAAGTCATAGGTGTGGATTTTTCTGCACGTTTCATACAGGAAGCACAGAAGCTCAAAGATGATGGTGTATTACGTTATACTATGCCGACCGAGGGGGAACTGGAAAATCTTCATGAGATAAAACTTTCAGATCTTGACTGGGATGATGTACGAAACAAGGTCTCATTTTGGCAGGCAGATGCCTGTAATTTAAAACCTGTTTACAAGGATTTTGACCTGATCTTTGGGGGTAACCTGTTAGACAGGCTCTATGATCCTAAAAAGTTTTTAGATGCTATGGGATCACGTATCAATGAGGGGGGACTACTCATTTTGACCTCTCCGTATACCTGGCAGGAAGCGTCTACCCCCAAAGAGAAATGGATAGGCGGATATAAAAGAGATGGTGAAACTATCACGACACTCAATGGGCTTAAAGAGATACTGGGTAAAGCGTTCAGACTTATCGGTACGAAAGATATCCCGTTTGTGATTCAAGAGACTGCACGGAAGCACCAGCATACGATAGCACAGATGAGCATATGGGAAAGGAGAGGTAAAGATGTTTGA
- the dacB gene encoding D-alanyl-D-alanine carboxypeptidase/D-alanyl-D-alanine endopeptidase — protein MRSLFIYLILSLWLYALPQVINEEIRKSGISKKDISIYIKEAGKQGRVVASLNASKSRTPASVIKVLTTYASVLKLGFDYRWPTKFYTIGRLKNGVLHGDLWVQGFGDPTLNAEDLEQIVSELRAAGIRQIRGDIVIDRSYFKVGSQDSSGFDENLYSAYNAMPDAMMFNERVVTVCVNPKEKKVHKKHVDESYKVVDQLEHVNKPCRGKYSWPRVKIDKSEVVPTVFLQGKISKRCGTRNICQVITKPYKSFYYALKDRLIKEGIAVSGGMKLRKVPKEAKALFTHYSDPLEEIISETAKESNNLYARHLLLLLGAKLYGAPATMEKGRDAIKYILDSRGALGDGKLKIDNGSGLSRTSKMNAKLLAEMYDDAYDRYGSRWMETLSIAGVDGTIKRRFRNTVVKKRAWMKTGTLRRVKNIGGYVKNKAGKYYTVVIIINSSKAKYRGAKLQDEIMKWLAKSTVEPGRSSTVPASSKTKVQPKKPVSETLFSNVKTKTVPVMKRKTKESAVEYYIQVGAFSSMPNKAYLVKISALGLPYKVRHTENYKVLIGGYRDEKSAREVLKKVRRAINGGAFIVKL, from the coding sequence GTGAGAAGTTTATTTATCTATCTGATACTGTCCCTATGGCTCTATGCATTACCCCAGGTCATCAATGAAGAGATACGCAAATCGGGCATCTCAAAAAAAGATATCAGTATCTATATCAAAGAAGCCGGTAAACAAGGAAGGGTCGTGGCTTCACTCAATGCTTCGAAGAGCAGGACCCCTGCATCTGTGATCAAAGTGTTAACCACATATGCTTCGGTCCTGAAACTGGGATTTGATTACCGTTGGCCTACGAAGTTTTACACTATAGGAAGATTGAAAAATGGTGTGCTTCACGGTGATCTATGGGTTCAAGGGTTCGGTGACCCGACCTTAAATGCCGAGGACCTTGAGCAGATCGTCTCTGAGTTACGTGCCGCAGGTATACGTCAGATCAGAGGTGATATTGTCATAGACAGAAGCTATTTCAAGGTGGGAAGCCAAGACAGTTCTGGTTTTGATGAAAATCTTTACAGTGCCTATAATGCCATGCCGGATGCCATGATGTTCAATGAACGAGTGGTGACCGTCTGCGTGAACCCCAAAGAAAAGAAAGTACATAAAAAACATGTAGATGAAAGTTATAAAGTTGTCGACCAATTGGAACACGTCAACAAACCCTGTAGAGGAAAATACTCCTGGCCGAGGGTGAAAATTGATAAGAGCGAAGTGGTGCCTACGGTGTTTCTTCAAGGAAAGATCTCCAAACGATGTGGCACACGGAATATTTGTCAAGTCATTACCAAACCGTATAAGTCATTCTATTATGCATTGAAAGATAGATTGATAAAAGAGGGGATAGCTGTAAGTGGAGGTATGAAATTACGTAAGGTACCTAAAGAAGCAAAAGCATTGTTTACCCATTACTCAGATCCTCTGGAAGAGATCATCTCTGAAACTGCCAAAGAGAGTAATAACCTTTATGCAAGACATCTTCTGCTTCTTTTGGGTGCGAAACTCTATGGTGCTCCTGCCACGATGGAAAAAGGAAGAGATGCCATCAAATATATTTTGGATTCAAGAGGTGCATTAGGTGATGGTAAATTAAAGATCGATAACGGAAGCGGCCTTTCACGTACTTCAAAAATGAATGCAAAACTATTGGCTGAGATGTATGATGATGCGTATGACCGTTATGGTTCAAGATGGATGGAGACACTCTCTATAGCAGGCGTGGATGGTACTATCAAACGCCGCTTTAGAAACACCGTCGTAAAAAAACGTGCATGGATGAAGACAGGGACACTGAGACGCGTGAAAAATATAGGCGGGTATGTCAAGAACAAAGCAGGAAAATACTATACCGTTGTCATCATCATTAACAGTTCCAAGGCTAAATACCGCGGTGCCAAACTACAAGATGAGATCATGAAGTGGTTGGCAAAAAGTACAGTGGAACCTGGTAGATCATCTACCGTACCCGCTTCTTCCAAAACAAAAGTGCAGCCCAAGAAGCCTGTATCCGAAACACTGTTCAGTAACGTCAAAACAAAAACAGTACCTGTAATGAAGCGGAAAACCAAAGAGAGTGCTGTTGAGTATTATATTCAGGTGGGCGCTTTTTCGAGCATGCCCAACAAAGCGTATTTAGTAAAGATAAGCGCGTTAGGATTACCTTACAAGGTACGCCATACAGAGAATTATAAAGTACTCATAGGTGGCTATAGAGATGAAAAAAGTGCAAGAGAAGTGTTGAAAAAAGTACGTAGAGCTATCAATGGCGGGGCGTTCATCGTAAAGTTATAG
- the secD gene encoding protein translocase subunit SecD, with product MKTLNFRVILFAFALIFGVVFSIPSLTQSESGKKITLGLDLQGGLHMLLGIKSEIAIESRIKSMAASVKYIFDDEEIIFDDLRMIDGEKITFELLDTDEVTKAQALLKKELEGTVVINNGMKFSVTMTEAEVERTKQNAIQQAVDTIRNRLNEFGLAEPTVAKQGEDKILVEVPGIKTQEDEQRIRELIARAAHLQLMAVDEDRNIRVNTMSLAEAKSYGDVILPDVNTGEKYLLRAIPVLDGSMLTDAKVGFDESNQPVINFTLNGQGAKIFGDFTGVSVGKRMAVVLDNKVYSAPVINERIGGGRVQISGRFEISEAHDLAIALRSGALLAPVYVMEKRSVGPSLGADSIKASSIALVLGFILVVIFMVVYYGMAGIIANVALIGNLFLILAIMSLFGATLTLPGMAGIVLTVGMAVDANVIISERIRELLYEGKSVAKSIENGYSNAFTAIWDANVTTLIAATVLYAYGTGAIKGFALTMSIGIMASMLTAIVGTHGIYQWLLPKIDKNKLRLWFGIRTEGVK from the coding sequence GTGAAGACGCTTAATTTTAGGGTAATCCTTTTTGCTTTTGCACTGATCTTCGGTGTTGTTTTTTCTATTCCCTCTTTGACGCAAAGTGAAAGCGGGAAGAAGATCACTTTGGGGCTTGACCTTCAAGGTGGTCTGCATATGCTTCTTGGTATTAAAAGTGAAATTGCCATTGAATCACGTATTAAGTCTATGGCAGCATCGGTCAAGTATATTTTTGATGACGAAGAGATCATTTTCGATGACCTTCGTATGATCGATGGTGAAAAAATCACATTTGAATTGCTTGATACAGATGAGGTAACCAAAGCCCAGGCACTGCTTAAAAAAGAGCTTGAAGGCACGGTAGTGATCAACAATGGAATGAAATTTTCAGTCACTATGACCGAAGCTGAAGTGGAGCGTACCAAACAAAATGCCATTCAACAGGCAGTAGATACGATCAGAAACAGACTCAATGAGTTCGGACTTGCAGAACCTACGGTTGCAAAACAGGGTGAAGATAAGATCCTTGTAGAAGTACCTGGTATCAAAACACAGGAGGATGAACAGCGTATCCGTGAACTTATCGCCCGTGCAGCACATTTGCAGCTTATGGCTGTAGATGAAGACAGAAACATAAGAGTCAACACGATGAGTCTGGCTGAAGCAAAAAGTTATGGTGATGTGATACTACCCGATGTTAATACCGGTGAAAAATATTTGCTTCGTGCTATTCCGGTATTGGACGGTTCTATGCTGACAGATGCAAAAGTAGGTTTTGATGAAAGCAATCAACCGGTCATCAACTTTACACTGAACGGACAGGGTGCCAAGATCTTTGGTGACTTTACAGGTGTGAGTGTTGGGAAACGTATGGCGGTTGTTTTGGATAACAAGGTCTACTCGGCGCCAGTCATCAATGAACGTATCGGTGGGGGACGTGTACAGATATCAGGAAGATTTGAAATTTCTGAAGCCCATGACCTTGCCATTGCACTTCGATCGGGTGCATTGCTTGCACCTGTCTATGTGATGGAAAAACGTTCGGTGGGGCCAAGCCTGGGTGCGGATAGCATCAAGGCGAGTTCTATCGCTTTGGTTCTAGGATTCATTTTGGTCGTCATTTTTATGGTGGTTTACTATGGTATGGCAGGAATTATCGCAAATGTCGCACTGATAGGGAATCTCTTTTTGATACTTGCGATCATGTCACTCTTTGGTGCCACACTGACACTGCCTGGTATGGCAGGTATCGTTCTTACGGTTGGTATGGCCGTGGACGCGAACGTCATCATCTCTGAACGTATCAGGGAGCTGCTTTATGAAGGTAAATCTGTAGCTAAATCGATAGAGAATGGGTACAGCAATGCCTTTACTGCGATCTGGGATGCCAACGTGACCACACTGATCGCCGCTACAGTACTCTATGCCTATGGTACAGGTGCGATCAAAGGATTTGCGCTTACGATGAGTATCGGTATTATGGCATCCATGTTGACTGCGATTGTAGGAACACATGGTATCTACCAGTGGCTTCTACCGAAGATCGATAAGAACAAACTGAGATTATGGTTTGGTATCAGAACAGAGGGAGTAAAATAA
- the secF gene encoding protein translocase subunit SecF, whose translation MEIFKYKKPLSLMSKSKRFGLLSVTLLILSLGLIIGKGFNYGIDFAGGTLIQVQYNGKAPIEKVREAIDSDRSYEGATVTFFGGEDEVVIRTKTSSKALGVDVGDQIRALLQDTGNFEVRRVDMVGAKVGSELREKGLMAMVLAIIGILIYVSFRFEWRFAVASVMALMHDVTIAMGMIVLFNVEVNLDILAALLTILGYSLNDTIIVFDRIREGIRTIKDPDLGGIIDESVTRTLSRTTLTSLTTFFVVLTLYLFGGEIINGFSFTLLVGVIVGTYSSIFVASPILMWLGFSVGGFREKEAEKLKREKEKEKMRAMYENGTL comes from the coding sequence ATGGAAATCTTTAAATATAAAAAACCTCTCTCATTGATGAGCAAGAGTAAACGTTTTGGATTACTTTCGGTCACTCTGTTGATACTGTCTCTGGGGTTGATCATTGGGAAGGGATTTAACTACGGTATAGACTTTGCAGGTGGTACACTTATACAGGTACAATACAACGGTAAAGCACCTATAGAAAAAGTGAGAGAAGCAATAGATTCTGATAGATCCTATGAAGGTGCAACCGTGACTTTCTTCGGTGGTGAAGATGAAGTGGTCATACGTACGAAGACAAGTTCAAAAGCCTTGGGTGTGGATGTCGGTGATCAGATCAGAGCACTGCTTCAAGATACGGGTAACTTTGAAGTAAGACGTGTGGATATGGTAGGGGCAAAGGTTGGATCAGAGCTACGTGAAAAGGGACTTATGGCGATGGTTCTTGCTATCATCGGTATCCTTATTTATGTATCCTTTAGATTCGAGTGGCGTTTTGCCGTTGCCTCTGTAATGGCACTCATGCATGATGTTACTATCGCTATGGGTATGATCGTACTGTTCAATGTTGAGGTAAACCTTGACATTCTTGCGGCACTATTGACCATACTCGGATATTCATTGAACGATACGATCATTGTCTTTGACCGTATCCGTGAGGGTATCAGAACGATCAAAGACCCGGACCTTGGGGGTATCATTGATGAGTCTGTTACACGTACGCTTTCTCGTACTACATTGACATCACTCACAACATTTTTTGTGGTTCTTACACTCTATCTGTTTGGTGGAGAGATCATTAACGGGTTCAGTTTCACGCTGCTTGTAGGTGTGATAGTGGGTACATACTCTTCCATTTTTGTTGCATCACCAATCTTGATGTGGCTTGGTTTCTCCGTAGGGGGCTTCAGAGAAAAGGAAGCAGAAAAACTCAAAAGAGAAAAAGAGAAAGAAAAAATGCGTGCTATGTATGAAAATGGTACACTATAG